One window from the genome of Paraneptunicella aestuarii encodes:
- a CDS encoding DegQ family serine endoprotease, producing the protein MKKIVSCTAVYAAVLVSGLAMVSPAQAALPFLNNDEVPTLAPMLEKTTPAIVSISVEGKHKIRQQIPDLFRYFYGPNAPKEQVQEQPFKGLGSGVIIDAKEGYIVTNAHVVDNADEIIVSLGDGREVEAKKIGEDKDSDIALLKVEPNNLKEVPLADSDKLRVGDFVVAIGNPFGIGKTVTSGIVSALGRSTAGGINLYEDYIQTDAAINRGNSGGALVNLKGELVGINTAIIGPNGGNVGIGFAIPANMMKSLVDQIIKYGEVRRGLLGITGQNVDAGLAEAMGLDVNQGAFVREVAEDSAAAKGGIEPGDIIIELNGKNIESFNELRAKIGTLGAGTEVKLKVLREGKRKDISVTLDDFTARNISAEEIHPALDGATLADGETENNEQGVAITELTRRSNADRLGLQEGDVIIGVNRKRVTNVAELRRALDDNERGVIALNVKRGRSSLYLVIR; encoded by the coding sequence ATGAAAAAAATAGTTTCCTGTACTGCAGTCTACGCTGCAGTTTTAGTCAGTGGCTTGGCAATGGTTTCCCCTGCTCAGGCAGCACTTCCTTTTCTCAATAATGATGAAGTTCCGACGTTAGCTCCAATGTTGGAAAAAACGACACCGGCAATTGTCAGCATTTCCGTTGAAGGTAAGCACAAAATAAGGCAACAGATACCTGATCTTTTCAGGTATTTTTACGGCCCGAATGCGCCCAAAGAGCAAGTTCAGGAACAGCCTTTTAAAGGCTTGGGAAGCGGTGTCATTATTGACGCTAAAGAAGGTTATATCGTCACCAACGCTCACGTAGTCGACAACGCTGATGAAATTATTGTTTCTTTGGGTGATGGGCGCGAAGTTGAAGCGAAAAAGATTGGTGAAGACAAAGACAGCGACATTGCACTGTTGAAAGTCGAACCCAATAACCTTAAAGAAGTTCCATTAGCTGATTCTGATAAATTACGCGTTGGTGACTTCGTTGTCGCTATCGGTAATCCATTCGGTATCGGTAAAACCGTAACTTCCGGTATCGTCAGTGCTTTAGGCCGTTCAACCGCCGGTGGCATTAACCTGTATGAAGATTATATCCAAACCGACGCAGCCATTAACCGTGGTAACTCTGGTGGCGCGCTGGTAAACCTGAAAGGTGAATTAGTCGGCATCAACACTGCGATTATTGGCCCCAACGGCGGTAACGTCGGTATCGGTTTTGCCATTCCAGCCAACATGATGAAAAGCCTGGTCGATCAAATCATCAAATACGGTGAAGTGCGCAGAGGTTTGCTAGGTATTACCGGTCAAAATGTGGATGCAGGATTGGCTGAAGCCATGGGGCTTGATGTGAATCAGGGTGCTTTCGTCCGCGAAGTAGCCGAAGACTCGGCTGCCGCCAAAGGCGGAATTGAACCAGGCGACATCATCATCGAGCTAAACGGTAAAAACATTGAAAGCTTCAATGAATTACGCGCTAAAATCGGTACTTTAGGTGCAGGAACCGAAGTCAAATTGAAAGTATTGCGTGAAGGTAAACGCAAAGACATCAGCGTTACACTGGATGACTTCACTGCTCGAAATATCTCAGCAGAAGAAATTCATCCTGCACTCGACGGGGCGACATTGGCAGACGGTGAAACCGAAAACAATGAGCAAGGCGTTGCGATCACCGAGTTGACTCGTCGCTCTAATGCAGATCGCTTAGGATTGCAGGAAGGTGACGTCATTATTGGTGTAAACCGTAAACGCGTGACAAACGTCGCCGAGTTACGCCGAGCTCTGGATGACAACGAACGAGGCGTTATCGCACTAAACGTTAAACGTGGTCGTTCTTCACTTTACCTGGTCATTCGCTAA
- a CDS encoding trypsin-like peptidase domain-containing protein, which produces MQNWLAFLIKSVLLGLIVSGLLLLLMPKLRSGDGWSVPWSKEQRYNVDKISFSSAINNAGPSVVNIYSFSYDTRSLLYNRRPTERTSLGSGVIMTEHGHILTCLHVINDADYIGVVLNDGQFYEAQLVGHDWLTDLAVLKISAENAPVIPQTEDPHTQVGDLVLAIGNPYNLGQTITQGIVGATGRARITNNVAGYANFIQTDAVLNEGNSGGALVDSNGYLIGINNANYKTLDNRRRVKDVPGVFFAVPYKLAKKVMDQIIANGRVIRGYLGVSGNDIPGQSGLAITNITPGGPADAAGLEANDVLLSINGIRIEGAAHALELVAETKPGTILNFEVSRNDQIFTLPVNITELHISQQ; this is translated from the coding sequence TTGCAGAATTGGCTAGCTTTCCTCATTAAATCCGTCCTACTGGGCTTGATCGTTTCAGGCTTGCTGTTATTGCTCATGCCCAAATTACGCTCGGGTGACGGCTGGTCAGTTCCCTGGTCAAAAGAGCAGCGTTACAATGTAGACAAAATCAGCTTTAGTAGCGCCATCAATAATGCCGGCCCTTCTGTGGTCAATATTTATAGTTTTAGCTACGACACCCGTTCCCTGCTTTATAATCGACGCCCAACCGAGCGAACCAGCCTGGGTTCTGGCGTGATCATGACAGAACACGGACACATTCTGACCTGCTTGCACGTTATTAACGATGCTGACTACATCGGTGTCGTACTTAATGACGGACAGTTTTACGAAGCTCAGTTAGTCGGACACGACTGGCTAACCGATTTGGCAGTGCTAAAAATCTCCGCAGAAAATGCGCCAGTGATCCCGCAAACAGAAGATCCTCACACTCAAGTGGGTGATTTGGTGTTAGCGATTGGCAACCCATACAATCTGGGGCAAACCATCACACAAGGTATTGTTGGTGCAACGGGTAGAGCTCGCATCACCAACAACGTCGCAGGTTACGCCAACTTCATTCAAACCGACGCGGTACTTAACGAAGGTAATTCAGGGGGCGCCTTGGTTGATAGCAATGGCTATCTGATCGGTATTAACAACGCCAACTATAAAACGCTGGACAACCGCCGCCGAGTGAAAGATGTTCCCGGTGTTTTCTTTGCTGTTCCATACAAATTAGCTAAAAAAGTAATGGATCAAATCATTGCTAATGGACGCGTTATCCGTGGTTATTTAGGTGTTTCAGGCAATGATATTCCCGGCCAATCCGGATTAGCTATCACGAACATTACTCCAGGTGGCCCAGCAGACGCAGCCGGACTGGAAGCCAATGATGTCTTACTTTCGATCAACGGCATTCGCATTGAAGGCGCAGCTCACGCACTAGAACTGGTGGCTGAAACCAAGCCCGGCACTATTTTGAATTTTGAAGTCAGCCGAAACGACCAGATATTCACGTTACCGGTGAATATTACCGAGTTGCATATTAGCCAGCAGTAG
- a CDS encoding DUF1415 domain-containing protein: MDHRDIAIAQTQQWVSNVIVDLNLCPFAGREVLNNTIRYQAYRGMDFVSLLEALKDEFYFLDTHKETATSLIIYPEELGQFDDYLDFVDLANDVLHACGYEGVYQLATFHPEYSFEGTEANDVENYTNRAPHPMLHIIREDDLEKALAGYTNPESIPERNIKLMNKLGLTHMKQLLQQCVQCQKK, encoded by the coding sequence ATGGATCACAGAGACATCGCTATTGCGCAAACTCAGCAATGGGTAAGTAACGTCATCGTCGATTTGAACTTATGCCCTTTTGCCGGGCGCGAAGTGCTCAACAACACCATCCGCTACCAAGCCTATCGCGGCATGGATTTTGTTTCCTTATTGGAAGCCCTGAAAGACGAGTTTTATTTTCTGGACACTCACAAAGAAACAGCAACAAGCTTAATTATTTACCCAGAGGAATTAGGTCAGTTTGATGACTACCTGGATTTTGTTGATTTAGCCAATGATGTCTTGCACGCATGTGGTTATGAAGGTGTTTATCAACTAGCCACCTTCCACCCTGAATATAGCTTTGAAGGTACTGAGGCAAACGACGTGGAAAACTATACCAACCGCGCACCCCATCCTATGCTGCACATTATTCGAGAGGATGATTTGGAAAAAGCACTAGCCGGATATACCAACCCGGAATCTATTCCAGAACGAAACATAAAGCTGATGAATAAGTTAGGGCTTACACACATGAAACAGCTTTTACAGCAGTGTGTTCAATGCCAAAAAAAATAA
- the glnG gene encoding nitrogen regulation protein NR(I), giving the protein MNSAPVWIVDDDSSIRWVLQKALQAANIECFSYENPEDVLHQIEMGSYPEVIVSDVRMKQMDGMQLVSEVHRIQPDIPFIIMTAHSDLDSAVSAYKSGAFEYLPKPFDMDEAVHIVQKALSHARSQNKARKQEENTFRTEIIGEAPAMQEVFRAIGRLSRSSISVLINGESGTGKELVAQALHKHSPRSDKAFIPLNMAAIPAELIESELFGHEKGAFTGAQTTRQGRFEQANGGTLFLDEIGDMPVKVQTRLLRVLADGQFYRVGGHDLVSVDVRIIAATHQDLEKLVGEGKFREDLFHRLNVIRIHLPTLSERREDIVPLASHFLNAAAEELKIETKTLSKETEKLIAQLAWPGNVRQLQNVCRWLTVMASGKEISPDDLPPEIQTQPATLKTVVSGGSWQDNLTSWVFEQLQAGKNNILNDAQEEFEKIMLQQALKYTHGHKQDAAKRLGWGRNTITRKLKELGMLEGQ; this is encoded by the coding sequence ATGAATTCTGCACCAGTTTGGATCGTCGATGACGACAGCTCAATTCGCTGGGTATTACAAAAAGCATTGCAGGCAGCCAACATTGAATGCTTTAGCTATGAGAATCCAGAAGATGTGTTGCATCAAATTGAGATGGGAAGCTATCCCGAGGTGATTGTCTCTGATGTTCGCATGAAGCAAATGGACGGGATGCAACTGGTGAGTGAAGTTCATCGCATCCAGCCAGATATTCCTTTTATTATCATGACAGCGCATTCGGATTTGGACAGCGCGGTCAGTGCGTACAAAAGTGGGGCGTTTGAATATTTGCCCAAGCCTTTTGATATGGACGAAGCGGTTCATATTGTACAAAAAGCCCTGTCTCATGCACGTAGTCAGAATAAAGCGCGTAAACAGGAAGAGAATACCTTTCGAACCGAAATTATTGGTGAAGCTCCTGCCATGCAGGAAGTTTTTCGCGCCATAGGTCGACTATCTCGTTCCAGTATCAGCGTGCTCATTAATGGTGAATCAGGCACGGGAAAAGAGCTGGTTGCACAGGCATTGCATAAGCACAGTCCTCGTTCTGACAAAGCCTTTATTCCTTTGAACATGGCAGCAATTCCCGCCGAGCTGATCGAATCTGAATTGTTTGGTCATGAAAAGGGCGCGTTTACCGGAGCGCAAACAACACGACAAGGTCGTTTTGAACAGGCCAATGGCGGCACTTTGTTTCTGGATGAAATTGGAGACATGCCAGTAAAGGTGCAAACTCGTTTGCTAAGAGTGTTGGCTGATGGGCAATTCTATCGTGTTGGTGGGCATGATCTGGTGTCGGTGGATGTGCGTATTATCGCCGCGACTCACCAGGATTTGGAAAAGCTGGTTGGCGAAGGTAAATTCCGGGAAGATTTGTTTCATCGACTTAATGTTATCCGAATTCATCTGCCTACATTGTCTGAGCGCAGAGAAGACATCGTTCCATTGGCGAGTCACTTTCTAAATGCCGCAGCAGAAGAACTGAAAATTGAAACCAAAACCTTGTCGAAAGAAACCGAAAAGCTGATTGCTCAACTGGCTTGGCCGGGCAATGTTCGTCAATTGCAAAACGTCTGTCGCTGGCTAACGGTGATGGCGAGCGGAAAAGAGATCTCTCCTGATGATTTGCCACCCGAAATACAAACTCAACCTGCTACGTTAAAGACGGTCGTGAGCGGTGGAAGTTGGCAAGACAATCTCACGTCATGGGTGTTTGAACAATTACAGGCTGGCAAAAACAACATACTTAATGATGCTCAGGAGGAGTTTGAAAAAATCATGTTGCAGCAAGCACTTAAATATACTCATGGGCATAAGCAAGATGCTGCAAAGCGCTTGGGATGGGGAAGAAATACCATCACCAGAAAGTTAAAAGAATTGGGGATGTTGGAAGGACAATAA
- the glnL gene encoding nitrogen regulation protein NR(II) yields the protein MSRTITNELLLDSLKTAVLILNQELVIQYANNAAESMFELSKNQLHNQPLLQFLVNDDLKTERLRHAIEHHESYTEGELQLIFSTGRHCVVDAIISPFDRCDTPALLLELIPIDHQRKLYLDNQHWAHHKAAKELIRGLAHEIKNPLGGIRGAAQLLGKELHDEELKEYTTLIVEQSDRLRNLVDRLLGPNAVPKFRMQNVHRIIEQIRTLISLECGDGVSVERDYDPSIPDMLLDEDMLQQAVLNIARNALQALEGRGNISFVTRIQRQQMIYGTRYPLCVEIKIVDDGPGIAEEIRDTLFYPMISTKSDGSGLGLSIAQSLVEHHQGKIEVESWPGHTVFSILLPINRQESTS from the coding sequence ATGAGTAGAACAATAACGAACGAATTATTATTGGATAGCTTAAAAACAGCGGTATTGATTTTGAATCAAGAGCTGGTTATTCAATATGCAAACAACGCTGCTGAATCAATGTTTGAATTGAGTAAAAACCAATTACACAATCAGCCATTGTTGCAGTTTTTGGTTAATGATGATCTTAAAACAGAGCGTCTGCGTCATGCTATTGAGCATCATGAAAGCTACACCGAAGGTGAGCTACAACTGATCTTCAGCACTGGGCGACACTGTGTAGTGGATGCCATTATCAGCCCCTTTGATCGTTGCGATACTCCGGCTTTATTGCTGGAACTAATTCCTATTGACCACCAGAGAAAGCTGTATCTGGATAATCAACATTGGGCGCACCATAAAGCGGCAAAAGAATTAATTCGAGGCTTGGCGCATGAGATTAAAAACCCTCTGGGGGGCATTCGAGGTGCGGCTCAGCTATTGGGTAAAGAGCTTCATGACGAAGAGCTAAAAGAATATACCACTCTGATTGTTGAGCAGTCTGATCGCTTAAGAAACCTGGTTGACCGCTTACTTGGCCCGAATGCAGTACCTAAATTCCGTATGCAAAATGTGCATCGAATTATCGAGCAAATTCGCACGTTAATCAGTTTGGAGTGTGGTGACGGGGTTTCGGTAGAACGCGATTACGATCCCAGTATCCCCGACATGCTATTAGATGAGGACATGCTGCAACAGGCTGTGTTGAACATTGCCAGAAATGCACTGCAAGCGCTCGAAGGCAGAGGCAATATTTCCTTTGTTACACGTATTCAACGCCAGCAGATGATCTACGGAACCCGCTACCCACTCTGTGTGGAGATCAAGATCGTTGATGATGGGCCGGGCATTGCGGAAGAAATTCGAGATACCTTGTTTTATCCCATGATCAGCACCAAAAGTGATGGTTCTGGCTTGGGGTTATCTATTGCTCAATCACTGGTTGAGCATCACCAGGGCAAAATTGAAGTAGAAAGTTGGCCTGGACACACCGTTTTTAGCATTTTGCTTCCTATTAACAGACAGGAGTCTACTTCATGA
- a CDS encoding DUF4124 domain-containing protein, translating to MTHIVRYLLLIFLVVSAAAYATIYKRTLEDGTVIYTDIPTPDAVPVEENQLQQNVIETSKPSIGAVKSGATKTPQAPIPTPKKIYKLTITHPQPEATIRNNAGALTVSGKITPNAGGLFQLLIDGEVMASANQPQFQLEGINRGAHKIQLRLMDNKGKLIASSPIHQVYFHRASALNQAN from the coding sequence ATGACTCATATTGTTCGCTATCTATTGCTTATTTTTCTTGTAGTCAGCGCAGCAGCTTACGCGACTATCTATAAGCGAACATTGGAAGATGGCACGGTGATTTATACCGATATACCTACGCCTGACGCCGTTCCTGTTGAGGAGAATCAGCTGCAACAGAATGTGATAGAAACGTCAAAGCCCTCTATTGGTGCAGTGAAAAGTGGTGCAACAAAAACACCTCAGGCACCAATACCCACACCGAAGAAAATCTATAAGCTAACAATTACCCATCCTCAACCTGAAGCCACAATACGCAACAATGCGGGCGCGCTGACTGTTTCAGGAAAGATCACTCCTAATGCAGGAGGTTTGTTCCAGTTGCTGATTGATGGTGAGGTTATGGCCTCGGCTAATCAGCCCCAATTCCAGCTCGAAGGCATTAATCGCGGGGCTCATAAAATACAACTTCGATTAATGGACAACAAAGGCAAGCTAATTGCATCTAGTCCAATACATCAAGTGTATTTTCATAGAGCTTCTGCACTAAACCAAGCCAATTAA
- the glnA gene encoding glutamate--ammonia ligase yields the protein MSVENALDLIKESEAKFVDLRFTDTKGKEQHVSIPASLVDEEFFEEGKMFDGSSISGWKTINESDMVLMPDPNSAVLDPFSEEVQVNIRCDILEPATMQGYDRDPRSVAKRAEEYLKSTGIGDQVFFGPEPEFFLFDDIRFHTDMSGSFYKIDSEEAKWKSGVEVEGGNLGHRPGVKGGYFPVPPVDSFHDMRAAMCLVMEEMGLKIEAHHHEVATAGQNEIATQFNSLVTKADEIQIYKYVVHNVADAYGKTATFMPKPIVGDNGSGMHCHQSISKDGVNIFAGDKYAGLSDEALYYIGGIIKHARALNAFTNPATNSYKRLVPGFEAPVMLAYSARNRSASIRIPHVTSAKARRIEVRFPDPAANPYLAFAAMLMAGLDGIKNKIHPGDSMDKDLYDLPPEEAADIPTVASSLEMALDALDNDREFLTVGGVMSDDMIDAYIALKRADVETLNMTTHPVEFDMYYSI from the coding sequence ATGTCCGTAGAAAACGCGCTGGATCTTATCAAAGAGAGCGAAGCCAAGTTTGTTGATTTACGTTTCACAGATACTAAAGGTAAGGAACAGCATGTTTCTATTCCTGCTAGTCTGGTAGATGAAGAGTTCTTTGAAGAAGGTAAAATGTTCGATGGTTCTTCAATCTCTGGTTGGAAAACTATTAACGAATCCGACATGGTGTTGATGCCTGATCCAAATTCTGCGGTTTTGGATCCGTTTTCAGAAGAAGTTCAAGTCAACATTCGTTGTGACATTCTTGAGCCTGCTACCATGCAAGGTTATGACCGTGACCCACGTTCTGTTGCCAAGCGCGCAGAAGAGTATTTGAAATCTACTGGTATTGGTGATCAGGTTTTCTTCGGTCCTGAGCCAGAATTCTTCTTGTTTGATGACATCCGTTTCCACACTGATATGAGTGGTTCTTTCTATAAGATTGATTCTGAAGAAGCAAAGTGGAAATCAGGTGTTGAAGTTGAAGGCGGTAACCTTGGTCACCGTCCAGGTGTTAAAGGTGGTTACTTCCCGGTTCCTCCTGTTGATTCATTCCATGACATGCGTGCAGCGATGTGTTTGGTAATGGAAGAAATGGGCTTGAAAATTGAAGCTCACCACCATGAAGTGGCAACAGCGGGTCAAAACGAGATTGCAACTCAGTTCAACAGCTTGGTAACTAAAGCTGACGAAATTCAAATTTATAAGTATGTTGTGCATAACGTTGCTGATGCATACGGTAAAACGGCGACTTTCATGCCTAAGCCAATTGTTGGTGACAATGGTTCTGGTATGCACTGTCACCAATCAATCAGCAAAGATGGCGTGAACATCTTCGCAGGTGACAAGTACGCTGGTTTGTCTGATGAAGCACTTTACTACATCGGTGGTATCATCAAGCATGCTCGTGCTTTGAACGCTTTCACTAACCCTGCAACTAACTCTTATAAGCGTTTGGTTCCTGGTTTTGAAGCACCTGTTATGTTGGCTTACTCAGCACGTAACCGTTCTGCATCAATTCGTATTCCACACGTAACCAGTGCTAAAGCACGTCGTATCGAAGTGCGTTTCCCTGATCCGGCAGCTAACCCGTACCTTGCATTCGCTGCAATGTTGATGGCAGGCCTTGACGGTATCAAGAACAAGATTCACCCTGGTGATTCAATGGATAAAGACTTGTACGATTTGCCGCCGGAAGAAGCAGCAGATATCCCAACAGTGGCCAGCTCTTTGGAAATGGCTTTGGACGCGTTGGATAACGACCGCGAATTCCTTACAGTTGGTGGCGTAATGAGTGATGACATGATCGACGCATACATTGCACTTAAGCGTGCAGATGTTGAGACATTGAACATGACGACTCACCCTGTTGAATTCGATATGTACTACAGCATCTAA
- the typA gene encoding translational GTPase TypA yields the protein MSANNDSIEKLRNIAIIAHVDHGKTTLVDKLLQQSGTLESRGGVEERVMDSNAIEKERGITILAKNTAIRWNDYRINIVDTPGHADFGGEVERIMSMVDSVLLLVDAQEGPMPQTRFVTQKAFAQGLKPIVVINKVDKPGARPSWVMDQVFDLFDNLGATDDQLDFQVVYASAINGWASLEEGVQGEDMTALFQTIIDQVAPPKTDVNGPLQMQISQLDYNSYLGVIGVGRITRGSVKVNQPVTVVNAKGQTRNGKVGQIFGYLGLDRYEVESAQAGDIIAISGLGELKISDTICAQGQVEALPPLSVDEPTVTMTFQVNTSPFAGREGKFVTSRNILERLQKELVHNVALRVEETDDPDKFRVSGRGELHLGILIENMRREGYELAVSRPEVIIKEIDGEKQEPFETLTVDVEEANQGTVMEQLGIRKAELKDMSPDGKGRVRLDFIIPSRGLIGFQTDFMTMTSGSGLLYHTFDHYGPYKGGNIGQRKNGVLIANAPGKALTNALFNLQERGRLFIGHGVEVYEGMIIGIHSRDNDLTVNALKGKQLTNIRAAGTDEAQTLTPPIKMSLEQAMEFIDDDELVEVTPVSIRMRKKLLTENDRKRASREKNKD from the coding sequence ATGAGTGCAAATAACGATTCGATCGAAAAATTACGCAACATTGCCATAATCGCACACGTAGACCATGGCAAAACTACACTTGTAGATAAGTTGTTGCAACAGTCCGGCACATTAGAAAGCCGCGGCGGTGTAGAAGAACGTGTAATGGACTCCAACGCCATTGAAAAAGAACGTGGTATTACCATTTTGGCAAAGAACACTGCCATTCGCTGGAATGATTACCGAATTAACATCGTAGATACTCCTGGACACGCCGATTTCGGTGGTGAAGTAGAACGTATCATGTCGATGGTAGATTCCGTTTTATTGTTGGTTGACGCACAGGAAGGCCCAATGCCACAAACTCGTTTTGTGACGCAAAAAGCCTTCGCTCAAGGTTTGAAGCCTATTGTTGTTATCAACAAGGTAGACAAGCCAGGAGCCAGACCAAGCTGGGTTATGGATCAGGTATTTGACCTGTTTGATAATCTTGGAGCAACTGATGATCAGTTAGACTTTCAGGTTGTTTATGCGTCTGCGATCAATGGTTGGGCTTCCTTAGAAGAAGGCGTACAAGGCGAAGATATGACCGCTTTGTTCCAAACCATCATTGATCAGGTTGCACCACCCAAGACCGATGTGAACGGCCCATTACAAATGCAAATCTCCCAGTTGGATTACAACTCTTATCTGGGCGTTATCGGTGTTGGTCGTATTACGCGCGGTTCAGTGAAAGTCAACCAACCGGTTACAGTTGTGAACGCCAAAGGCCAAACTCGTAACGGTAAAGTCGGCCAAATCTTTGGCTATCTTGGTCTGGATCGTTATGAAGTCGAGAGCGCACAAGCGGGCGACATTATTGCAATCTCAGGTCTGGGTGAGTTAAAAATCTCTGACACCATTTGTGCTCAGGGTCAGGTTGAAGCATTACCGCCATTGTCAGTTGATGAACCGACAGTAACCATGACCTTCCAGGTTAACACCTCCCCATTTGCGGGCAGAGAAGGCAAGTTTGTAACGTCGCGCAACATTTTGGAGCGTTTGCAAAAAGAATTGGTTCACAATGTGGCATTGCGCGTTGAAGAAACCGACGATCCAGATAAATTCCGTGTTTCAGGCCGTGGTGAATTACATCTTGGTATCCTGATCGAAAACATGCGTCGCGAAGGGTATGAATTAGCGGTTTCTCGCCCTGAAGTTATCATCAAAGAAATTGATGGTGAAAAACAGGAACCTTTTGAAACACTAACGGTTGACGTGGAAGAAGCAAACCAAGGCACCGTTATGGAGCAGCTTGGGATCCGTAAAGCGGAACTAAAAGACATGTCTCCAGATGGTAAAGGTCGTGTTCGTCTTGACTTCATCATCCCAAGCCGTGGTTTGATCGGTTTCCAAACTGATTTCATGACCATGACATCAGGTTCTGGTTTGCTGTATCACACATTCGATCATTATGGCCCTTATAAAGGTGGCAACATCGGTCAGCGTAAGAACGGCGTATTGATTGCCAATGCTCCCGGTAAAGCTCTTACCAATGCTCTGTTTAACCTGCAAGAACGTGGTCGCTTATTCATCGGACACGGTGTAGAAGTTTATGAAGGTATGATCATTGGTATTCACAGCCGTGACAACGACCTGACAGTAAACGCACTAAAAGGCAAGCAACTAACCAACATTCGTGCAGCGGGTACAGATGAAGCCCAAACACTAACACCACCAATTAAAATGTCATTAGAACAAGCAATGGAATTCATTGACGACGACGAATTGGTTGAAGTAACACCGGTTAGTATTCGCATGCGTAAGAAGCTGTTAACTGAAAATGACCGCAAACGCGCATCACGCGAAAAGAATAAAGACTAG
- a CDS encoding GFA family protein, protein MIYSGSCHCGGVQFQVEAPEEIEVEHCNCSICSKAGYLHLIVPLSKFKLLQGEELINTYTFGSGIAKHTFCKVCGIKPFYTPRSNPDGIDINVNCLDVRPVKINIVEFDGQNWEENAHVLAHKSKE, encoded by the coding sequence ATGATCTATTCAGGTAGTTGCCATTGTGGCGGTGTGCAGTTTCAGGTAGAGGCACCCGAAGAAATTGAAGTGGAACATTGCAACTGCTCAATTTGTAGCAAGGCTGGTTATCTTCATCTTATTGTGCCTTTAAGTAAGTTTAAATTGCTGCAAGGTGAGGAGCTTATTAATACTTATACATTCGGTTCTGGAATAGCAAAACATACTTTTTGTAAGGTGTGTGGAATTAAACCTTTCTATACGCCACGTTCAAATCCTGACGGTATCGATATCAATGTTAATTGCTTGGATGTCCGACCTGTCAAAATTAATATTGTTGAATTTGATGGACAAAATTGGGAGGAAAATGCCCACGTATTAGCTCATAAATCAAAAGAATGA
- a CDS encoding DUF2244 domain-containing protein: MLIKTEVTDGTRLELYPNRSASWKQVKLLMWIFASVCLCIAFAWAFVGAWLILPFAGLEVGLLIFVMYYVTQMTHRKEVVQVTESHILVQSGIKAPTLSWTLNKEATKVLIMEVRHPEDPPCVHLVDDKQRLELGRYLNIDDKKLMIDELKLLGLPIKNIKKNIQLVI, translated from the coding sequence ATGCTAATTAAAACAGAAGTAACCGACGGAACACGCCTAGAGCTGTATCCCAATCGATCAGCCAGCTGGAAGCAAGTAAAGCTACTTATGTGGATATTCGCGTCGGTTTGCCTATGTATTGCCTTTGCCTGGGCCTTTGTAGGAGCCTGGTTGATTCTGCCGTTTGCCGGTTTGGAAGTCGGGTTGCTTATCTTTGTTATGTACTATGTGACTCAAATGACTCATCGAAAAGAAGTAGTTCAAGTGACCGAAAGCCACATTTTGGTGCAATCAGGAATTAAGGCGCCAACCTTAAGTTGGACATTAAACAAAGAGGCAACAAAAGTGCTGATTATGGAAGTTCGACATCCCGAAGATCCCCCTTGTGTTCATTTGGTTGATGACAAACAACGTCTGGAATTAGGACGTTACTTAAATATTGATGACAAGAAACTTATGATAGATGAGTTAAAACTACTGGGTCTTCCAATAAAAAATATTAAGAAAAACATACAACTTGTAATTTAA